AACGCGGAAGTTCGATCAAATCCGAATTATGCGGATACATATTCACCGTTACATAAACTTTTTTGCCCATGCGATGTGCGAACTGCACCGCTTCTGCCATCTCGACCAAAGTAAAATTATCACTGAACGCACGCAGACCAAACTGCTTGCCTGCCAAAAACACTGCATCTGCACCATAGATACATGCCATTTTCAGTTTTTCCATATTTCCTGCAGGTGCCAACAACTCAGGCTTTTTCACAAATATATCCTCCTATCTGTTATGCAGATATTCCTATCAGATTTTCTTATATTTACAGATCGCTATCCCGTCACCTTCGGGATAGACCACAACTTCATACTGTGGTTTTTCATCAAGCATCTTAAGGAATCGTCTAAGACGATTCACGATCGTACGGAATCTGCGCGGCACTTCACACTGCTCGTCCATCACATATCCGCGAAACAATACATTGTCAGCCGCAATAACAGCACCATCTGCCAGTCTTGTTTCGATCGCATCAAGATATCTCTCATACTGACCCTTAGCCGCATCGATAAATACAAAATCATACGTATCGGTAAGTGTCGGCAAGACCTCTGCCGCATCACCGCGCAAAACAGTAATTGCATCGGCGTGCGGACTGCGTGCAATATATGCTTTTGCAAGATCAGCACGTTCATCAGACAATTCTATCGTCGTGATATGCCCACCCTCACCCAGACATTCGGCCATACGAAGCGCAGAATATCCGATCGCTGTGCCAACCTCCAGAATATGAGAAGGCCTCTTCCCCCTCGCCTCGCGAAGTAGAATCTCTGCGGCCTCAGCCTTGATGATCGGCACATTATATTCTTGTGCATACGCTTCCATTTCACGCAACAACTCGTTCATTTATTCCCTCTCGATTCGTTCGATATTATTCATATGATCGGTATACGT
The window above is part of the Selenomonadales bacterium genome. Proteins encoded here:
- a CDS encoding O-methyltransferase; this encodes MNELLREMEAYAQEYNVPIIKAEAAEILLREARGKRPSHILEVGTAIGYSALRMAECLGEGGHITTIELSDERADLAKAYIARSPHADAITVLRGDAAEVLPTLTDTYDFVFIDAAKGQYERYLDAIETRLADGAVIAADNVLFRGYVMDEQCEVPRRFRTIVNRLRRFLKMLDEKPQYEVVVYPEGDGIAICKYKKI